From the genome of Cytophagales bacterium WSM2-2:
GCGCTATGCAATTTCGTAACCCGGATATTTCACGAATGGGGGATGAGTCAGGTTCGGAGTTTAAATTGAGAACAGTTGATCCAGAACGCATCCTGAAAATGAGGGTGCTTGCCGAGAAAATCAGATAGCTATGCGATTGCATTTGTAGTATGGGTTGCGCGCAGAGCTTCCACAAGAGCAGATGACTGAAGAAGAAATCACTTTGGTTCCGATGGGTGCAGCACGTCTAAGGATATCAGCATTGCCAGGAGTAAAATAAAAAAGCCTGAGATTTTCAGGCCTTAAAGTGGAGAATATCGGATTCGAACCGATGACCTCTTCCATGCCATGGAAGCGCTCTAGCCAGCTGAGCTAATCCCCCGAAAGGGCAACAAAGATATTTTAATTTATTATTTCGACAAATGGGAAGGATACTACTCTTCCAGAATTCTCCGGGCTACACGGAATCGCTTAATGTAATAATCAGTGAATAAATTAGCTTCCGTTACTCCCATCGAAGTGGACGCATGGATGAATTTTACATTTTGCTTGCCTTTCACTTCTGTTACAAGGCCGACATGAGTGATGACACGCTTCTTTTTGCCGGTTGCAAAGAACAGAAGGTCGCCTGGTTGTAACTCGTCTTTCTTTACTTTCAGTCCCTTCAGGGCTTGTGCATCGGCTGTTCTGGGAAGGACAACATTGATGGCCTTATATGCATGACCGGTTAGCGCTGAGCAGTCAATACCGGAGCGCGTGGTGCCACCCCATAAATAGGGAGTCCCCGTATAAGACCGGGCCGTTTTGATGACGTCAGATACTTGCTTTTCCCGGACTTTGGCCTTGCGTGAAACCCCGCAGCCGGTAAGAAAAACACTGAGCAATAAAGCCCAGCAAAAGAAATTTAAATGATTAATTTTATGCTTTCCGAACTCGAACATTCGGACACAAATGTACATTAAATGATGCATACGGAGCACATGGAAGTGGCTGTAAATTCGGGGGTTAATGAAGAAATTATTAAGTCACTTCAGACAATAGTTGGCAATAACTATGTGATCGTTGACGAATCAAAACGCACGGAATATGGCCACGATAAAACCGAGGACTACCAGTTTACACCAGATTTAGTGGTGCTACCGGGCTCTACACAGGAGGTTAGTGAAGTGCTCAAGGTTTGCAATAAGCATTTGTTGCCGGTAACTCCGAGAGGTGCGGGTACAGGTTTGAGCGGAGGAGCATTGCCGGTGAAAAAAGGAGTGGTTATCTCCATGGAGCGGTTCAATAAGATTTTGAACATTGATGAATTAAACCTCCAGGCGACTGTTGAGCCTGGTGTGATTACAGAAGTCTTTCAAAATAAAGTAAAAGAGAAAGGACTGTTTTACCCGCCCGATCCGGCCAGCAAGGGTTCATGCTTTTTAGGAGGCAACCTGGCTAACAATTCCGGGGGACCGAAAGCAGTGAAGTATGGAGTCACCCGGGATTATGTAATTAATATGGAGGTAGTACTTCCCACTGGGGAAATTATTTGGACTGCAGCCAACGTGCTGAAAAATTCAACTGGATATAACCTTACCCAATTGATGTGTGGTAGTGAAGGAACTCTTGGCGTTATAACCAAGATTGTTTTTAAGCTGAGAGGAATTCCGCAGAAGACCGTGTTGATGATGATCCCGTTCGTCACAAACGAGGAGGCTTGCCGGGCTATAGCGGCTATTTTTACTGCAGGCATCGGGCCATCAGGTATGGAATTTTTTGAACGGGAAGCGGCAGAAAAGACTTTTGCCTATTGCGATAAAGTACTGAGTAGTCCCGTGACAACTAAACTAAGCGAAGGCATGAATGCCTATCTTCTTTGTGAACTGGACGGCAATGATGAAGAAGTGCTTATGCGCGATGCTGAGCGTGTGATGGCGGTAGTTGAAAAGTTTCAAAGCGGAGAAGTTCTCTTTGCCGAGAGTGCAGCACAAAAAGAAGAGCTTTGGAAGATCAGGAAAAATATATCTCCGGCTGTGAATTGGTATACTTTAACAAAGTCGGATGATGTAGTAGTGCCCCGTGCCAATTTACCTAAACTAATCTCCGGCATAAAAGAAATTGGAAAGCGCTACGGCTTCAATACGGTTTGCTTTGGTCACCTCGGAGATGGCAACCTTCATGTGAACATCCTGAAAGAAAATATTACTGATGAACGCTGGGAAAAAGAAATTCCGGAAGGCATCGGAGAGATTTTCAAACTGACCGTGAGCCTCGGAGGTACACTTTCAGGCGAGCACGGTATTGGTATTGCCAAACGCCCGTACATGTCGATCGCGATGAGTGACGTAAACCTGAACCTGATGCGTGGCATTAAAAAAGTATTTGACCCCAATGGAATTCTCAACCCCGGAAAGATTTTCTAGTTCTTTAACCAAAACCCCTATGAAAAAACTACTTCTTATTGTCTTGGTTGTATTTGTTTATTCATCGAACTCTATCGCTCAAAAAAAAGGCAAGGGATGGAAATCGCTTTTTGATGGAAAGTCGATGACCGGTTGGAAAATGTATAAGGACAGGGCAAACAATTCATGGGAAGTGAAAGACGGAGCGCTTCATTGCAAAGCACCGGTGAAAGGTGAAAGCGATCAACGGGCTGACTTGATGACAGTTGAAGAATTTGAAAATTTTGAATTGACTTTCGACTGGAAGATCTCTCCACAAGGTAATAGCGGAGTCATTTACCGGGTATCGGAAGAATTCCAACAGCCGTATTTGTCTGGCCCTGAATACCAGGTGATCGATGATAATGGTTATGCAGAGAAACCAACCGAAAAACAAAGGACCGCAGGAAACTATGATATGCACGCACCCTCAGTGGATGCAACAAAACCCGTGGGTGAATGGAATTCCTCCAAAATTGTAGTGAATGGAAACCATGTAGAGCACTGGCTTAATGGTAAGAAGGTCGTGGAGTATGAATTCGATTCGGAGGACTGGAAAAATCGCAAAGAAAACAGCAAATGGAAAAAAGCCACGGGTTATGGTATGACAAAGAAAGGTCACATTGACCTTCAGGATCATGACCACGAGGTATGGTATAAAAACATAATGATAAAAGCACTTTGATCTTAGATTCAAAAATTGGCGCGGGTAAAATAGTATTGATTGGGGTTTCACTGGAGGCCCTCATCGTTTTGTTTTGTGTGTTGACCCAAGGGGTTACACTGGAGGCCCTTCAGACGATTACCCGGTTTTCCGGACGACTTTCATTACTTGCATTTAGCCTGATCTTATTGTTATATGATAAACCAGGAGCGGTAAGGTTGGACAGAGCATTTTTGCTTTTTGCCATTCTTCACGGCATCCACCTGATCGAATTGCTTTCGTACGTTGCCCTCTCGGGAGTTGAGCTTATTCCCACCCGTGTTGCTGGTGGCTTTGTTGCTTACGCGATGATTTTTGCCATGCCTGTGATTAACGCACGAAAGGAGGAAGGTAGGATTTCCGTGAGTACTTATAATCGAATAGAAGACGTCTTTTTTCTGTACGTCTGGCTGATTTTCTTCCTGACTTACCTCCCACGTGTGATGGGTAAGCTGCCTAATGTTGGTGGGACACATACTGAACATGTTGTTTTATTTTCATGGGTTGTTCTTTTAGGACTAATTAAAACCATAGAAAAACTGGGGCCTAAATTTTCATCGTAAGCCATGTGTGGGATTACGGGAATTTTTGCATTCAACCTTGTCGGCAAATTCAACCTGGTCAATATCGCGGCAGCCACGAAGGCGTTGAGCAAACGCGGCCCCGACAACCAGGACATCTACCACGATGAATTTGTCGGGCTCGGACACCGCAGGCTTTCCATTATCGATACCAGTGTCGTTGCGCATCAGCCCATGTGGGATGAATCGAAACGGTATTGCATCATTTTCAATGGTGAGATTTTTAATTTCCAGGAACTAAAGAGAGAACTCGAAAATAGAGGAGTAACTTCTTTTTTTTCCCATTCAGACACAGAAGTTCTGCTGAAGCTTTTTATTCTCGACAAGGAAAAGTGTCTTAACAAACTCAATGGTTTTTTTGCCTTCTGTATTTATGATATCCAGGAGAAGTCTTTTTTTATCGCCCGCGATCGCTACGGAGTGAAGCCATTGCTTTACCAACTCGATGAAGATAAATTCCTGTTCGCCTCCGAAATGAAATCTATTCTTGCTTATGGCATCGAGAAAGAACTGGATTACACTTCATTGCACACCTATCTGCAACTGAATTATATTCCTGGTCCCCGAACAATATTCAAGAATGTGAAAAAACTTCTACCGGGTCATTATGCAGAAGTGAAAAGCAGGAACCTGGAAGTCAAAAGCTACTATTCCATACCATACCCTTCGAACAAAGAACAAAGAACAACCAATAACTATGACCAGGCTAAAGAAAAATTCAAAGAACTTCTCGAAGCTTCGGTCCAGCGCAGACTGATTTCAGATGTTCCGCTCGGTGCATTTTTAAGCGGGGGAATTGATTCGTCAGTAATAACAGGATTGGCTTCCCGACATAAACCAGACCTGCACACTTTTTCTATCGGATTTAAAGATGAAAAATTCTTTGATGAGACGGAGTACGCGAGATTGGTGGCCGGTCATTTTAAAACAGAGCACACTGTTTTTTCACTAACTAACAAAGATCTTTTCGAGCATGTAAATTCCATTCTGGATTACATAGACGAACCTTTTGCCGATTCCTCCGCGATTAACGTCTATATATTGAGCAAGGAAACTCGCAAACATGCCACGGTAGCTCTTTCGGGTGACGGTGCAGATGAACTTCTCGCAGGATACAACAAGCACAGCGCATTTTATAAAGCTATTCATGCAGGTGGTCGTGAATCACTGGTAAGTTCGATGCTGCCGCTGTGGAAGATGTTGCCTAAGTCAAGAAGCGGATTCATCAGCAACAAGACCCGGCAGCTCCACCGTTTTGCGGAAGGGATGAAATTATCTTCGAAAGACAGGTACTGGCGATGGGCAGGTTATGCAACGGAGTCAAATGTGTTGAAACTGTTTTCGGAACAATCGATGGCTAATTTTGATCGCCAGGAATATGATTTATTCAAACAGGAGTTATTAAAAACCATTCCGGAAAAGGAAAGCATCAATGATATTCTTCTAACTGACTTCAATTTAGTTTTGGCCAACGACATGCTCACAAAAGTAGACTTGATGAGCATGGCCAACGGTCTTGAGGTTCGCTCGCCCTTCCTGGATTACGAATTGGTGAATTTTGCATTTTCAATTCCCGATGATTTCAAAATTAACCCTGAGATAAGGAAAAGAATTGTTCAGGATTCATTCAGAGAAATGTTGCCGGCCCAACTCTACAATCGTCCGAAGAAAGGCTTTGAAGTGCCGTTGTTGAAATGGCTGAGGAAGGACATGAAATCTTTGATCAAAGATGATTTGCTTTCAGAGAAATTTATTCGTGAGCAAAATATTTTCGACTACAAAGCCATTAACAAACTCAAGCGAATACTCTTCTCGTTAAATCCGGGAGATGTTCATGCGCGAATATGGGCGCTCGTGGTGTTTCAATGGTGGTGGAAGAAATATGTTAAATTGAATAGTTAGTTGGTTTCATGCTCAATGCCGGATTAACAAATCTCTATCTTAACGAGTCCAGGTAAAGTTGCTCCACTTTCTTTCTTGCCCAAGGTGTTTTTCTTAAAAAGGCAAGACTTGATTTAATACTCGGATCATGAATAAAGCAATTGATTTTAATAATATTCCCCAAGTCGTCCCATCCATAGAGTTCCACCAGATGATTTAAAATCATCTCCAGTGTTTTTCCATGCAAGGGGTTGTTTAATTGTTCCATGATGCCTGCTTTTTTACAATCCAATCCATTTCCTGAATTCAGGAGCCGTTTCTTTACTCACATGCACTTCTTCTTTCATTTCCGGTTTTAAGAAAACCTGGATCTTCCCGTTATCGGGTTTGAAGCGGTCAATAGCTTTTTGACAAGCGAGAAATTTCCTGTTGATTCGGAAGAAGAGTTTTGGATCTAATTCTGTTTCAAGTTCTCCGAGGTTTTTGTCCACGATCATTTGCCTTCCGGCAAAGTCCCGGACAAAGACGATTTTATGCTCGCTAAAGAAATAGGCGATCTCTTCCCGATTCAGAGCCACGAACTCTGTTCCTTTCCGCGCAACAATTCTCCCTGAAGTGAGTGAAGTTTGCTGCTGAATGATCTTTTGAAGATTTCCCAGGAAGAAATGCTGTTCCAGTTTCTGTACTTTTTCAAGTGATCTCTTAAGTTTCTCTTCTGTAATAGGTTTCAGTAAGTAGTCTATCGAATTAAATTCAAAACTCTCCATCATATACTTGTCGAAAGCTGTGGTAAAAATTACCGGAAACCTCACCGGATGCTTTCGAAAGATCTCAAAAGAGTGATCATCTGAAAGTTGAATGTCGACAAAGGCGAGGTGAGGCTCTTTGTTCTGACGCAGCCATTCGATGGTTTCTTTCACACTCCCTAGTTGTGCAGCTATACGAATGGATGGATCAAGCATTTGCAGCATCGCAATGAGTTTGGCGCGTGCTGGCAATTCGTCTTCAATGATCAGAACATCCATGTGTCAACTGTTAATAGGTGTTAGTGGAAACTGAACTGTAAACTTATCTCCCTTGGCTTCGGCCACAATACCTTTGCCTGTCACCAACCGGAAGCGTTCATCCAGGTTTTTCAAACCGATCTTTGAAGAATGAGCCCTGTTTTTTCGTTCGCGAATGGAATTGCTGATAACGAGTTGTCCTTCAACAACGTCTACATCAATTTGCATCGGGTTTTTTTCACTGATCTCATTGTGCTTGACGGCATTTTCAAAAGCGACAAAAACAGAAGTAGGAGGGATAAGAAAATCTTTCCCTGCTGAGCCGTTGAACCTTTTTTTAATGATTAACGAATTCCCGAATCGTAAGTGCAACAAGTCCGTGTACTTGTGTGTGAACTCCAGCTCGTCATCCAGTAACACCAATGTTTGATCTTTTTGGCTGAGGATGTAACGGTAAACTTCCGCGAGATCCTCCGTAAACTTAAAAGCAATGGCTGGGTCTGTCTTAATAAGGTGTGTCAGTGTGTTCAATGAGTTGAACATAAAGTGAGGATCGATCTGGTTCTTTAATGCCGCCAGCTCGGCTTCAGCTTTCGCCCGTTGTAGTTCGGAATTCTTCACCTGCTCGTTTTGCTGCTCTTTTACCATGAAGACCGTTTCGTAGACGTGGGTCACAAACAGTACGCAGATTACATTCACGAGTGCCACGACAATAATTACATCCCACTTGATTCCGCTAAAACCAGCGAGGTTGTACCACATGCATAGCCATGCCACAGTCAGAGGTGTGGTATAAAAGATGTTGTTCATGAATAGCAACACCAGTTTTTCGATAGGCTTGTCGAACCAGGTGAACCGTTTGCGTGTGCGGAAAAGCAGGTAGCGGTTGCCTTGCCAGATCATGAGTGCCAAACCGATAAAATAAAGATAGCCGAGCCAGTAGAGCCCATCGCGGTAAGTCAACGGACCGAAAAGACCTGTAAGATTGGGTATGGCAATGCCAAAGAAGGGTATGCACACCAGTCGCATGGTGGTGTCATTCAACTTCACGTCATTCGCTATATCCTTATTGCTTTCCGGTTCAGTCACGATTTATTCCGGTTCAGTTACAACTTCAAAATTCGTGTTTTTAAAGTTCGCAATTTCAAGTCACCAATCGACAAAATGAACAGCAAAAATGAATATGAAAATGATTTTATTCCTGATGATCGCCATGAATACATACGCACAAAATTCTTTTAAGGCTGAACGAATACAGCGATCTGCTTCATTTACAGTCAACACTACAATTGAAAAAGCATTTCCGTTTTTTGGACCGGTTCGCGAAAAAGAATGGGCTGCTGGTTGGGAGCCGCAGATTGTCTATTCCAATCATCCGGAGGTAGAAGAACATATGATCTTCAAGACTTCTGGCGTGCAACATGGAGAGAGTGAGTTTCTTTGGATGCTCACGCAGTACAAACCTGAAACGTATTTTATTGAGTATACAGTTTCAACCCCGCAACGCGTTTGGTTTATCACTGTTCAATGCAAGGCCGCTGGAAAGAATACTAATGTTACCGTGATTTATACTTACACCGGTTTGACTGAACAAGGAAATGAATTGAACAAACGCGCCATCGAAAAAATGTATACCGATAATCTCAAAGACTGGGAAGCAGAAATTAACTATTACCTCTCTACCGGAAAACAAAAAGAAAATTAAACATCCAAAAACCATGAAAATCTGTAAAACCCTCGCTGCACTCCTGCTGGTTCAGGTTGCATTCGCTCAGGCGCCAACGAAAGAGCGCATCCTCAGTATGTCGATTGAAGTAAATGCATCCGTGGACACGGTTTGGTCCCGCTGGACAACTGAATCCGGACGCAAGAAATTTTTAGCGCCTTCATCAAAAATGGAATTGAAGACACTCGGCTTTATGGAAATTTTATTTATGCCACAGGCACCCGAAGGACAACGGGGAGCAGAAAACAACCGCGTGCTAGCCATTCAGGAAAAACAAATGCTGAGCTTCACCTGGGATGCACCACCTACTTTTCCGGAAATAAGGAAGCAAAGAACTGTGGTTGTTATCCGTTTTGAAAAACTGGCTGAGAAGAAAACGAAAGTCACGATTAACCAGATGGGCTGGGGCACAACTCCCGACTGGGATACGGTGTACGGTTATTTCACCAAAGCCTGGAGTACGTTCGTTCTGCCCAACCTGAAATACTCATTGGAAGTGGGCCCGATAGACTGGAGTGATTTTCCAAATAAGCTTCCCAAAAACCTTGCTCCGGCAGTAGTAGCAAACTAAATTTCAAATAACAAATTTCCTGAACTTAAACTCATAACTTTAATTCAAACCTTATGGACGTTAAACTCAATTATCTCGCAGTACTCGTATCTGCACTTTCTACTTTCTTAATTGGTGGACTCTGGTATTCACCAGCAGTTTTTGGAAAAGCGTGGATGCGTGAAAACGGATTCACAGAAGAAAGTATGAAGGGTGGCAACATGATCAAAATTTTTGGATTGGCATTCCTGCTGGCTGTCATCTCTGCTGTAAACCTGGCTATGTTCATGGGCCCTGAAAATGATCCGACTATGGGAGCGCTCTGGGGATTCCTGGCAGGAGCCGGATGGGTGGCAACTTTCGTGGGAACACACTATCTCTTCGAAAGAAAATCATTCACGCTGTTTTTGATCAACGCAGGTTATAGCATTGTTGCGCTGACAATCATGGGTGTGATACTGGCGGCCTGGAAGTGATTTTAATTGTTAGTTCTTAGTTGATCGTTGTTGGCTCACCACTCTAACAACTAAGAACTAACAACGATCAACTAAGAACTACTTACTATCCCTCAACGTCACTGTTCTATTGAAAACCAATTTTTCTTTAGTAGAATCAGAGTCTAAACAGAAATAACCCATTCGTAAAAACTGAAACCGGTCTTCCGGTTTGGCGTTCGCTAATTCAGGTTCAGCGTAGACAGTATTTAATATTTGCAGGGAATTCGGATTCAGGTGATTTTTAAAATCATCTTCGATGGCATTCATGTCTTCTGCCAGGAACAGACGTTCATATTGTCTCACTTCAATTTTTACTGCGTCTTTGACGCTCACCCAGTGGATCACACCTTTTACGTGCACACCTGAAGTGTCGTGGCCGCTGCGGCTTTCGGGAATATATGTGCAATGCAACTCCGTTACATTTCCGTTAGCGTCTTTAATCACTTCTTCGCATTTGATAATAAACCCACTCTTCAATCGCACCATTCCTCCCGGTGACAACCGGAAATATTTCTTGGGAGGGACCTCCATGAAATCATCCTTCTCAATGTAAAGCTCGCGGCCGAATGGCATATCGCGCACGCCTGCGTTCTCTCTTTCAGTGTTGTTTTCCGAAGGCATCAGTTCCGATTTTCCTTCCGGGTAGTTAGTAATGACTACTTTCAACGGATCGAATACCACCATCCGCCTGTCGGCAATTTTATTGAGGTGTTCGCGCACGCAGAATTCAAGCAAACTAATATCAATAAGATTGTCGCGCTTGGCGATACCAATCTTGTCACAGAATTCACGGAAAGCTTCAGGAGTATAGCCTCGCCTGCGAGCCCCGCTGATGGTAGGCATGCGTGGATCATCCCAGCCGCTCACCAGTTTTTCATTCACCAGTTGCATCAGCTTGCGCTTGCTCATCATGGTGTAAGTCATATTTAACCGCGCGAACTCAAATTGTTTTGACGGGTAGATCTCCAGTTTCTCGATGAACCAGTTGTAAAGTTCACGGTGAGGCACAAACTCAAGCGTGCAGACGCTGTGCGTGATGTGTTCGATCGAATCACTCTGCCCGTGGGCGAAGTCATACATCGGGTATACACACCAGGCATCTCCCGTGCGGTGATGATGTGCGTGTTTGATGCGATACAACACAGGATCGCGCATGAGCATATTTACGTGACCCATATCGATTTTGGCACGAAGTACTTTTGAGCCGTCAGAATGTTTACCCTCCTTCATTTCAGTAAACAGCTTCAAATTCTCTTCTATACTCCGGCTACGATACTGACTATTGACTCCCGGTTGCGTGGGGGTACCTTTTTGCGCTGCCATTTGTTCGCTGGTACTATCGTCCACGTAGGCCAGGCCTTTTTTAACGAGCGTTACGGCAAACTCATATAACTGAGGGAAATAATCTGAAGCGTAAAGTTCCTCCGCCCACTCAAAGCCAAGCCACTTCACATCGTTCTTGATGTTCTCCACATATTCCGTTTCTTCGGTCACCGGGTTGGTGTCGTCAAAGCGAAGGTTGGTCTTGCCGCCATATTTCTGGGTCAGACCGAAATTCAGGCAGATGCTTTTGGCATGGCCAATGTGCAGGTATCCGTTAGGCTCGGGCGGGAACCGCGTAGCAATGGTCTTGTGCTTCCCCGATTTCAGGTCAGCCTCGATGATCTCTTCAATGAAATTTAAACTCTTCTCTTCCGTGGTCATAAACAATAAAACTCTAATGATAAAGAATGCAAAAATAGGTGAAATAGGAATGTTCTAATAATGGAATGATGACGTTTGGCCATTTATGCTGCTCAGAAAGATGAGCACCATATCGCTATCTGCAGTTGTAACAAGGCCAGGGGAAACAGTTTTATATTAACCCCTCCCTACTAACTCTCCCCAAACCATCATCGCTCTTCTTGTTATATCCATTGAGCCCGGTTTCATCTCAGTACTGTGTTTTTCTATAAGGTCATAGTAAAAATCGTAAACTTCGTCAGCTGGATCGGTGATGCCAACCAATGAGAGAATCGCTTCGCTCAAATCCATTTGATACATGCTGCCGTCAAGGTCTGTTTGTCTCAGATAGTTAAAGAACTTCCAACTTTTTAATTCTTCACGGATCAGGAATATGCAGAGATCGGACTCGCGTGGTAGATTAACAAGATGACTGGATGATATTAAGTTCATGATATGGCGTTTTGAGGGTAAGGAGCAAAATTGAATTCGATCTTTTGCTTAGTGCGGACTAAGCATTTATCCAGCCGATAGAAATATTATCAGGTGAACCTGAATCTTGATTTCGTGGAGTGAGTATGTGAAAAGAACGCAAAGACAATTTTGCTTATCAAAGCAGTCTCAAATTGTAACTGTTTCAATTTTATGGTGAATCAGCTCATCCTTGGAATGAATCAGTTCATAAGATGATCGAACTGATTCAGTTTTTACAGGCCCAGTTTTAGAAGGAGATAAACTAGTTCATAATAAAGATGAACCAGTTCAGCTAAAAACCGAACTGGTTCGTATTTGAAGTGGGGAGGGGTACTCCCAAGAGCCGAAATTGAGCTTATTTCGATGATTTACGAGTATTACTTCTTCTTTCCCTGTCCGAAAAAACGTACTGCCAAATCGTTGCTGACCACCTCAGCTCCCGGTACTTTCATTCTTGCGGCCTGCTTTACATTATTATAGAATGCGAGAGCTGCCACGTACGCTTCACTGCCACAGAGCAATACGGTGTCGTCCAGGGTTTGTACCAATTGGTTTAGCGGACGCTGTACTTGTAGCAGAGCTTCCGTGGCATCCATGTCAATTTCCAGTTCACTAATGTCAAGGTAAGCAGGCACAAACTGTGCATTGGTTTTGGCAAAGTCCAGGGACTTTTGAACGAATGGCATGGTACCATCGCTCATTTTAGGAAGGTGCTTACGTTCTTCCGGTGCGAGCGCTACAAGGTACGGTGCCAGTACGGTATTGATGGTAGTGATTGCATCAAGCACTTGCTGCAATTCGCCCGAAGGGATTTGAATAGAAACTCTGTTCTCTTGCATAGGTAATTGGTTAAATATTTCAGGAACCTACTTAAGGATGAGACTTTACGAACCGATTAATTATTCTGAGGTAAGTGTGAATTAATCCATGGTATGAATTTGTTATCGATGCAATAAGTGTCAATAGACAATAGAGCATTATTTTTAGGTGAGTACCTGGGGGAATACATCAGATGTTGAGATTGTAGACCATTACTAACGGGTACATGAAAATGAGAAAACTAAAAAATATCCATCCAGGCGAAGTGCTTCAGGAAGAGTTTTTGATTCCCCTCGGATTGAGTGCTTACCGTCTTGCAAAAGACATTGGTATTCCACATACGCGGGTATCCAGGATTATCAAATGCAATAGAAGAGTCACTGCTGATACAGCTTTGCGGCTTGCAAAATATTTTGGCAATTCAGCCAAATTTTGGCTTGGACTTCAGGACGATTACGATATTGAAGAAGAAAGGCAATTAAAATGCAAGCAACTGTAATCTATCGAGAGTCTTGTCAATTCTTAGATGATTGAGCAATTTTTGGATTCACTAGAATGTATGGAAGGAAATTATTTGGACCAGTTGACAATAGTCAGCCCTTTAATCCTCTTGAAGTGCTCTGTATTATTTGTGATCAATTGAAGTTCGTTTGTGATCGCGATACCAGCAATGAGAGTGTCGGTGTGCCCAATTACAATCCCTTTCTTTTTTAGATCCGCCTGAATTACAGC
Proteins encoded in this window:
- the glnS gene encoding glutamine--tRNA ligase translates to MTTEEKSLNFIEEIIEADLKSGKHKTIATRFPPEPNGYLHIGHAKSICLNFGLTQKYGGKTNLRFDDTNPVTEETEYVENIKNDVKWLGFEWAEELYASDYFPQLYEFAVTLVKKGLAYVDDSTSEQMAAQKGTPTQPGVNSQYRSRSIEENLKLFTEMKEGKHSDGSKVLRAKIDMGHVNMLMRDPVLYRIKHAHHHRTGDAWCVYPMYDFAHGQSDSIEHITHSVCTLEFVPHRELYNWFIEKLEIYPSKQFEFARLNMTYTMMSKRKLMQLVNEKLVSGWDDPRMPTISGARRRGYTPEAFREFCDKIGIAKRDNLIDISLLEFCVREHLNKIADRRMVVFDPLKVVITNYPEGKSELMPSENNTERENAGVRDMPFGRELYIEKDDFMEVPPKKYFRLSPGGMVRLKSGFIIKCEEVIKDANGNVTELHCTYIPESRSGHDTSGVHVKGVIHWVSVKDAVKIEVRQYERLFLAEDMNAIEDDFKNHLNPNSLQILNTVYAEPELANAKPEDRFQFLRMGYFCLDSDSTKEKLVFNRTVTLRDSK
- the glcD gene encoding dehydrogenase — its product is MMHTEHMEVAVNSGVNEEIIKSLQTIVGNNYVIVDESKRTEYGHDKTEDYQFTPDLVVLPGSTQEVSEVLKVCNKHLLPVTPRGAGTGLSGGALPVKKGVVISMERFNKILNIDELNLQATVEPGVITEVFQNKVKEKGLFYPPDPASKGSCFLGGNLANNSGGPKAVKYGVTRDYVINMEVVLPTGEIIWTAANVLKNSTGYNLTQLMCGSEGTLGVITKIVFKLRGIPQKTVLMMIPFVTNEEACRAIAAIFTAGIGPSGMEFFEREAAEKTFAYCDKVLSSPVTTKLSEGMNAYLLCELDGNDEEVLMRDAERVMAVVEKFQSGEVLFAESAAQKEELWKIRKNISPAVNWYTLTKSDDVVVPRANLPKLISGIKEIGKRYGFNTVCFGHLGDGNLHVNILKENITDERWEKEIPEGIGEIFKLTVSLGGTLSGEHGIGIAKRPYMSIAMSDVNLNLMRGIKKVFDPNGILNPGKIF
- a CDS encoding glycosyl hydrolase; translation: MKKLLLIVLVVFVYSSNSIAQKKGKGWKSLFDGKSMTGWKMYKDRANNSWEVKDGALHCKAPVKGESDQRADLMTVEEFENFELTFDWKISPQGNSGVIYRVSEEFQQPYLSGPEYQVIDDNGYAEKPTEKQRTAGNYDMHAPSVDATKPVGEWNSSKIVVNGNHVEHWLNGKKVVEYEFDSEDWKNRKENSKWKKATGYGMTKKGHIDLQDHDHEVWYKNIMIKAL
- a CDS encoding DNA-binding response regulator is translated as MDVLIIEDELPARAKLIAMLQMLDPSIRIAAQLGSVKETIEWLRQNKEPHLAFVDIQLSDDHSFEIFRKHPVRFPVIFTTAFDKYMMESFEFNSIDYLLKPITEEKLKRSLEKVQKLEQHFFLGNLQKIIQQQTSLTSGRIVARKGTEFVALNREEIAYFFSEHKIVFVRDFAGRQMIVDKNLGELETELDPKLFFRINRKFLACQKAIDRFKPDNGKIQVFLKPEMKEEVHVSKETAPEFRKWIGL
- a CDS encoding endopeptidase, with product MFEFGKHKINHLNFFCWALLLSVFLTGCGVSRKAKVREKQVSDVIKTARSYTGTPYLWGGTTRSGIDCSALTGHAYKAINVVLPRTADAQALKGLKVKKDELQPGDLLFFATGKKKRVITHVGLVTEVKGKQNVKFIHASTSMGVTEANLFTDYYIKRFRVARRILEE
- a CDS encoding transcriptional regulator codes for the protein MKMRKLKNIHPGEVLQEEFLIPLGLSAYRLAKDIGIPHTRVSRIIKCNRRVTADTALRLAKYFGNSAKFWLGLQDDYDIEEERQLKCKQL
- the asnB_2 gene encoding asparagine synthetase B, whose translation is MCGITGIFAFNLVGKFNLVNIAAATKALSKRGPDNQDIYHDEFVGLGHRRLSIIDTSVVAHQPMWDESKRYCIIFNGEIFNFQELKRELENRGVTSFFSHSDTEVLLKLFILDKEKCLNKLNGFFAFCIYDIQEKSFFIARDRYGVKPLLYQLDEDKFLFASEMKSILAYGIEKELDYTSLHTYLQLNYIPGPRTIFKNVKKLLPGHYAEVKSRNLEVKSYYSIPYPSNKEQRTTNNYDQAKEKFKELLEASVQRRLISDVPLGAFLSGGIDSSVITGLASRHKPDLHTFSIGFKDEKFFDETEYARLVAGHFKTEHTVFSLTNKDLFEHVNSILDYIDEPFADSSAINVYILSKETRKHATVALSGDGADELLAGYNKHSAFYKAIHAGGRESLVSSMLPLWKMLPKSRSGFISNKTRQLHRFAEGMKLSSKDRYWRWAGYATESNVLKLFSEQSMANFDRQEYDLFKQELLKTIPEKESINDILLTDFNLVLANDMLTKVDLMSMANGLEVRSPFLDYELVNFAFSIPDDFKINPEIRKRIVQDSFREMLPAQLYNRPKKGFEVPLLKWLRKDMKSLIKDDLLSEKFIREQNIFDYKAINKLKRILFSLNPGDVHARIWALVVFQWWWKKYVKLNS